A genomic window from Fusarium falciforme chromosome 2, complete sequence includes:
- a CDS encoding TPR-MLP1-2 domain-containing protein: MAAADVDTGYIAGHLGLDQPVLTTLATEPTVELVNILFQAIAAKAHEFDTLYAEKLQTDIELENAVRSSESRSQTSKATADKALKDVEEARQLLKDEETKRQSVENELQVLKAKKSDYDAEIKSLNDKIETLQSSNRTNLSIIESNNKRDQTITEELTKQHQRNVELAREITTLQQSEQNARGQLNSAKYREESLQQQLDLARKNSEWLENELKTKSEEGLKYRKEKGARIAELQRQNEDIQSEVEALKRTEQQLRERLDAMQAKADEALVKLQKQEGTFAQTVESYKHELEDQRRLVDMSDQLSKKHSERVRDLESEKERLKDNYENEIRRIRVELEEERQNSRAMEERIQQLESEIDGLQVRLEQNVPPPESAPATPRPNGMLRPSSPFGTPASIRSKGAMTATQAIDQLYQVKAQLASERRRNQQLSEELDGMMSALEAKAPEMQELQAESETLREEITRMSELSQQSFEERDAARRAARKAEGALATAQSENKIMRTQLRDLGTQIQMLVFNIYAIEKGMEQLTDEEVFRLKQLEKGEITEEALSDMSDTHQFITQKLVVFKDVQSLQAKNEELMRITRELAEQLESEEALAAKHQAKEDHDMVEKLQQELVHMTEETKSIKTTMESYKMERDMFRRLLQQRGVNGDEASMMRHSLDGGQRPPLASIEATEQTEALNEALRKLQGEYDSFRDAQDGVRKDLRDQIDSLSAERNSLQTDKVKLHAEARLESERREMLHTNFVALQGENRELQKRNQALSETAAKQDIRTQQVAEELIEAKGLLDSVRNEAANLKAEKKLWKDIQDRLSKDNENLIEEKNRLNNLLATQQSLENERNRTESETRRKAQARIESLEQELSDTQRKLSYEAEETKKLQLRKEFEAKEAQKRIDELMASLSQIREEHVAVKTSRDHLQARVDELSVELRNAEERAGRLQPRPTPRPGTIELSEQQQQLEAEIQELNVEISDLKRDLDMANTHLENAKAQAEQFKELSQANEEALEDLRASQGQYQQEMEALIEEKDAKVKELGQRLEDVSAELSRSNTELSSLRDSQGEVARRYEDEKAILQEEVNRLKEESARHLEATRYHQQDLRAQAEIASKAQQDYEQELVKHAEAAKLVQQLRAEHNELKSEAASLRSEAESAKVTLAQSESSWEDRRQQLEQEMAELKTRREDVNSQNKILHQQLEALTSQVAALQQKRNENDENEDERMSPVPIGDATEGLRELNSYLRREKEILEVQYDLKAQESKRLQQQLEYTQSQLDEARLKLDQERTQATQSGRTSMTHQDLMEKLNELNLYRESSMTLRNENQQLKDQITEKNTKIEEMEARIQPLEAEIDTLKTQKSFLEDEIKQIQEDRDRWQKRTEGILTKYGRVDPAEMEQLKEKITSLETERDALKQGEEPLKAKVTELETTLETERNNWSTTRGKIVEQAKERSRKLTGEKNEAIQRANHLQENLHKANGELEGAKKQAEEFGSQKTELERQIQNFQKEVEQLRQQAQAAQSASTPAQPAEASASAEVVSQLEQQLADARKELEAINSQKQGAEQQLESLRDELRTAISERDEATKKLQEATEAAKTAPSVPETPQAALQAGDAPAQPSSGISEEEKKALEEKVTAAEAKAAEFEQKANEVEAKIQSTIKERSDRMRDTLNAKLRESRARMEEEYKKKDEDLKLKFEQEKQIWLAENATTKPAADAPKTEPTEQPPSTPAKAEAPAIPATPASVGPADLSQLDDAGIRQFLSTNPTVKNIVAANIKKKLEVESTKLKTELESTIKNEYESKITSAREQAQLMESKKSTLRINMAENKLRSANAKIGVVEKAASETPQKPVVEVWEVAKTAQAPPPPAAAKATAARGSIASVPPSPAPATPAPAQATPAPAPAQAPAATPAGAKPAPAAQPVTSGIPAPKTSNPFAAGNAAGTDIPNPFAPKTEGTAGAKEGLPAAPAQQAPQQSALPQPVRTGLPMPRGGGRGGRGGTYTHPAGRAASGSEGSGGRGGRGGRGGGRGGLNPGANDFQPGNKRPRGDSEVGGGAKRARGAH; this comes from the exons ATGGCGGCCGCGGATGTGGACACGGGCTACATCGCAGGCCACCTTGGCCTCGATCAGCCTGTCCTAACGACCCTGGCGACCGAACCGACTGTTGAACTCGTCAACATTCTCTTTCAGGCCATCGCGGCCAAGGCGCACGAATTCGACACCCTGTACGCTGAGAAGCTTCAGACGGATATTGAGCTAGAGAACGCGGTTCGTAGCTCCGAGTCGCGCTCGCAAACGTCCAAGGCTACCGCCGACAAGGCCCTGAAGGACGTGGAAGAGGCTAGACAGCTTCTCAAGGACGAAG AAACGAAGCGCCAATCCGTCGAGAACGAACTTCAGGTgttgaaggccaagaagtctGACTATGATGCCGAGATCAAGTCTCTCAACGACAAGATTGAAACCCTTCAATCGTCGAATCGCACCAACTTGAGCATCATCGAATCGAACAACAAGCGCGATCAGACCATTACTGAGGAGCTCACCAAGCAGCACCAGCGAAATGTTGAGCTCGCACGCGAGATTACAACTCTTCAGCAGTCTGAACAGAACGCCAGGGGTCAGCTCAACAGCGCCAAATACCGAGAGGAATcgctccagcagcagctggaCCTGGCCCGAAAGAACAGTGAATGGCTCGAGAATGAACTCAAGACAAAGAGCGAGGAGGGCCTCAAGTACCGAAAGGAAAAGGGCGCCCGCATCGCCGAACTTCAGCGCCAGAACGAAGACATTCAATCCGAAGTCGAAGCCCTGAAGCGAACCGAACAGCAACTCCGCGAACGACTCGACGCCATGCAAGCCAAGGCAGATGAAGCCCTTGTCAAGCTCCAGAAGCAGGAGGGCACCTTTGCCCAGACTGTCGAGAGCTACAAACATGAACTTGAGGACCAGCGACGCCTTGTCGACATGTCTGATCAGCTTAGCAAGAAGCACTCGGAACGTGTGCGCGACCTCGAGTCTGAAAAGGAGCGCCTCAAGGACAACTACGAGAACGAGATTCGACGCATCCGagtcgagcttgaggaggagcgaCAGAACTCGCGCGCAATGGAGGAGCGCATCCAGCAACTTGAGTCAGAGATTGACGGACTCCAAGTTCGACTGGAGCAGAATGTTCCCCCGCCTGAGTCTGCACCTGCGACTCCTCGTCCCAACGGCATGCTACGACCTTCATCTCCTTTCGGAACCCCGGCCTCCATCCGTAGCAAGGGTGCTATGACCGCGACACAAGCCATTGACCAACTCTACCAGGTCAAGGCCCAGCTGGCCAGCGAACGACGCCGCAACCAGCAGCTCTCCGAAGAGCTTGATGGCATGATGTCGGcactcgaggccaaggctccAGAGATGCAAGAACTGCAAGCCGAGTCGGAGACTCTTCGAGAAGAGATCACCCGCATGTCGGAGCTGTCGCAACAGAGCTTCGAGGAACGAGATGCTGCTCGACGTGCAGCACGAAAGGCAGAGGGTGCACTCGCGACGGCCCAGTCTGAGAACAAGATCATGCGCACTCAGCTCCGTGATCTTGGAACCCAGATCCAAATGCTCGTGTTCAACATCTATGCCATCGAGAAGGGCATGGAACAGTTGACCGATGAGGAGGTTTTCCGCCTcaagcagctggagaagggcgAGATCACGGAGGAAGCATTGTCTGACATGTCCGACACCCACCAGTTCATCACCCAGAAGCTGGTGGTCTTCAAGGATGTCCAGTCATTGCAGGCCAAGAACGAGGAGCTCATGCGCATCACCCGAGAGCTTGCCGAGCAACTTGAGAGTGAGGAGGCACTTGCGGCCAAGCATCAGGCTAAGGAGGATCACGACATGGTTGAGAAGCTTCAGCAGGAGCTGGTACATATGACGGAGGAGACCAAGTCCATCAAGACGACGATGGAGAGTTACAAGATGGAGCGAGACATGTTCCGACGACTGTTGCAGCAGCGAGGAGTTAACGGTGACGAGGCATCCATGATGCGCCATTCTCTCGACGGTGGCCAACGTCCACCTCTGGCTAGCATCGAAGCGACCGAGCAAACCGAGGCTCTGAATGAGGCCCTCCGCAAACTCCAGGGCGAGTACGATAGTTTCCGCGACGCCCAAGATGGAGTTCGCAAGGACCTTCGTGATCAGATCGACAGCCTGTCAGCTGAACGAAATTCGCTGCAGACAGACAAGGTGAAGCTTCACGCCGAGGCTAGACTTGAGTCTGAGCGACGAGAGATGTTGCACACCAACTTTGTCGCTCTCCAGGGCGAGAACCGCGAGCTTCAGAAGCGCAACCAGGCCCTGTCCGAAACCGCCGCCAAGCAGGATATCCGAACCCAACAAGTTGCCGAGGAGCTCATTGAGGCCAAGGGCTTGCTCGACAGCGTACGAAACGAGGCGGCTaacctcaaggccgagaagaagctttGGAAGGATATCCAGGATCGACTCAGCAAGGACAACGAGAACTTGATAGAGGAGAAGAACCGACTCAACAACCTCCTTGCGACCCAGCAGTCCCTCGAGAACGAGCGTAACAGGACCGAATCCGAGACGCGACGCAAGGCCCAGGCCAGAATCGAGAGTCTGGAACAGGAATTGAGTGATACCCAGAGGAAGCTGTCTTATGAAGCAGAGGAGACCAAGAAACTGCAGCTACGAAAGGAgttcgaggccaaggaggcccaGAAGCGAATCGACGAGCTCATGGCAAGCCTGAGCCAGATCCGGGAGGAGCATGTCGCTGTTAAGACCAGCAGAGATCATCTTCAGGCTCGCGTTGACGAGCTGTCGGTTGAACTGAGAAACGCCGAGGAGCGGGCTGGACGTCTCCAGCCCCGACCTACGCCAAGGCCCGGCACTATCGAACTCAGcgaacagcagcagcagcttgagGCTGAGATCCAAGAGCTCAATGTTGAGATTTCCGACCTTAAGCGAGACTTGGACATGGCCAACACTCACCTCGAGAACGCCAAGGCACAGGCTGAGCAGTTCAAGGAGCTCAGCCAGGCCAACGAGGAGGCACTGGAGGATCTGCGAGCATCCCAGGGCCAGTACCAGCAAGAGATGGAGGCACTTattgaagagaaggatgcAAAGGTTAAGGAGCTTGGCCAACGACTTGAGGACGTGTCTGCCGAGTTGTCTCGATCTAACACTGAGCTCTCGAGCCTACGGGATTCTCAGGGTGAGGTTGCGAGAAGGTACGAAGATGAGAAGGCCATCTTGCAAGAAGAGGTGAACCGACTCAAGGAGGAGAGCGCGAGGCACTTGGAGGCTACTCGATATCATCAGCAGGATCTCCGTGCCCAGGCCGAGATTGCCTCGAAGGCTCAGCAGGATTACGAGCAAGAGCTTGTGAAGCATGCCGAAGCCGCCAAGCTCGTTCAACAACTGCGAGCCGAGCACAATGAACTCAAGAGCGAAGCAGCTTCCTTGAGATCTGAGGCAGAGTCTGCCAAGGTTACTCTGGCGCAGAGCGAGAGCTCATGGGAGGATCGCCGACAGCAGTTGGAGCAGGAGATGGCTGAGCTCAAGACACGACGGGAGGATGTCAACTCGCAGAACAAGATCCTTCACCAGCAGTTAGAGGCTTTGACTTCGCAGGTTGCAGCCCTTCAGCAGAAGCGCAACGAGAACGACGAAAACGAGGACGAGAGGATGTCGCCTGTTCCTATCGGTGACGCAACTGAGGGTCTCCGTGAACTCAACAGCTACCTTCGACGCGAGAAGGAGATTCTCGAGGTTCAGTACGACCTCAAGGCCCAGGAGTCCAAGCGTCTGCAACAACAACTCGAGTACACTCAATCTCAGCTTGACGAGGCGCGTCTCAAGCTCGACCAGGAACGCACTCAGGCTACCCAAAGTGGCCGGACGTCGATGACACACCAGGATCTGATGGAGAAGTTGAACGAGCTCAACCTGTACCGCGAGAGCAGCATGACTCTCCGGAACGAGAACCAGCAACTGAAGGATCAGATCACCGAAAAGAACACTAAGATTGAAGAGATGGAGGCACGAATCCAGCCACTGGAGGCTGAAATTGACACGCTCAAGACACAAAAGTCGttcctcgaggatgagataAAGCAAATCCAGGAGGATCGTGACCGATGGCAGAAGCGAACCGAGGGCATTCTGACCAAGTATGGACGAGTCGACCCTGCTGAGATGGAGCAACTTAAGGAGAAGATCACTAGCCTGGAGACGGAACGGGATGCCTTGAAGCAGGGTGAAGAgcccctcaaggccaaggtgacCGAGCTCGAGACTACTCTTGAGACAGAGCGCAACAACTGGAGCACCACTCGCGGCAAGATCGTGGAGCAAGCTAAGGAGCGATCAAGGAAGCTTACTGGTGAGAAGAATGAGGCCATCCAGCGCGCCAACCATCTTCAGGAGAACTTGCACAAGGCCAATGGCGAGCTTGAGGgtgccaagaagcaggccgaGGAGTTTGGAAGCCAGAAGACTGAGCTCGAGCGCCAGATCCAAAACTTCCAGAAGGAGGTGGAGCAACTACGACAACAAGCGCAGGCTGCCCAGTCAGCGTCCACACCCGCTCAGCCAGCCgaggcttctgcttctgcagaGGTTGTATCGCAGCTTGAGCAGCAGCTGGCGGATGCCCGCAAGGAacttgaggccatcaacagcCAGAAGCAGGGAGCCGAGCAGCAACTCGAATCACTCCGCGACGAGCTGCGAACCGCCATCTCTGAGCGGGATGAGGCCACCAAGAAGCTGCAGGAGGCAACTGAGGCCGCGAAGACTGCACCTAGTGTACCAGAGACACCTCAAGCTGCTCTCCAGGCTGGCGACGCCCCTGCACAGCCTTCCAGCGGCATCtctgaagaggagaagaaggctttggaggagaaggtcaCGGCTGCTGAAGCCAAGGCGGCCGAGTTTGAGCAGAAGGCGAATGAGGTGGAGGCTAAAATCCAGAGCACGATCAAGGAGCGTTCCGACCGGATGCGGGATACTCTCAACGCCAAACTTAGGGAAAGCCGAGCTCGTATGGAGGAGGagtacaagaagaaggacgaggatCTCAAGCTCAAGTTTGAGCAAGAGAAGCAGATCTGGCTGGCTGAGAATGCTACCACGAAGCCTGCAGCAGATGCACCAAAGACGGAGCCTACCGAACAACCCCCATCAACACCTGCCAAGGCGGAAGCTCCAGCCATCCCAGCGACACCCGCATCTGTTGGTCCGGCCGATCTGTCTCAATTGGACGATGCTGGTATCCGACAGTTCCTCTCGACCAACCCAACAGTCAAGAACATTGTTGCGGCtaacatcaagaagaagctggaggtgGAGAGCACCAAGCTGAAGACTGAGCTGGAGTCGACGATCAAGAACGAATATGAGTCGAAGATCACGTCGGCCAGGGAACAGGCCCAGCTGATGGAGTCTAAGAAGTCGACGTTGCGCATTAACATGGCGGAAAACAAGCTCAGATCTGCGAACGCCAAGATCGGAGTTGTTGAGAAGGCAGCGTCTGAGACGCCGCAGAAGCCTGTTGTCGAGGTCTGGGAAGTGGCTAAGACGGCACAGGCACCGCCCCCTCCGGCTGCCGCGAAGGCGACTGCTGCTCGCGGTTCGATCGCCAGtgttcctccatctccagcacCTGCAACACCTGCGCCTGCTCAAGCGACTCCGGCCCCGGCCCCGGCCCAGGCCCCGGCGGCGACACCAGCTGGAGCAAAGCCGGCACCAGCTGCTCAGCCAGTAACAAGCGGAATTCCTGCACCCAAAACAAGCAATCCGTTTGCTGCCGGCAATGCTGCTGGTACCGATATTCCGAACCCATTCGCCCCCAAGACTGAAGGAACAGCGGGTGCTAAGGAAGGACTACCTGCGGCACCAGCTCAGCAAGCTCCTCAGCAGTCAGCTCTCCCACAGCCAGTCAGGACTGGGCTTCCCATGCCCCGCGGCGGTGGCCGCGGCGGCAGAGGTGGTACCTACACGCACCCAGCTGGACGAGCGGCGAGCGGTAGTGAAGGCAGTGGTGGACGCGGTGGTCGCGGAGGAcgtggaggaggacgaggtggATTGAACCCTGGCGCCAATGATTTCCAGCCTGGGAACAAGCGACCAAGAGGTGATTCAgaggttggaggaggagccaaGCGAGCTCGCGGGGCGCATTGA